Proteins from one Dromiciops gliroides isolate mDroGli1 chromosome 6, mDroGli1.pri, whole genome shotgun sequence genomic window:
- the HTRA2 gene encoding serine protease HTRA2, mitochondrial, with protein MAAAAALLRKAGRVYALNLGGLRSLAGKPLPLAEAEAPGTAEPAEPRARRWAAAAMGAGTAALLLLWASGGRRRRLGLGLAPPAVLAAVPAPPPSSPRRLYNFIADVVEKTAPAVVYIEILGRHPFSGREVPISNGSGFIVASDGLIVTNAHVVADRRRVRVRLPSGETYEATVTAVDPVADIATLRIPTKDPLPTLPLGRSAEVRQGEFVVAMGSPFALQNTITSGIVSSAQRRARDLGLPQPNVEYIQTDAAIDFGNSGGPLVNLDGEVIGVNTMKVTAGISFAIPSDRLREFLQRGEKKSSWFGSNELKRRYIGVMMLTLTPSILAELQLREPSFPDVQHGVLIHKVILGSPAHRAGLRPGDIILSIGNRPVKSAEDVYEAVRTQPKLAMQVRRGLDTLTLFVTPEVTE; from the exons atggcggcggcggcggcgctcCTGAGGAAGGCGGGTCGGGTTTACGCCTTGAACCTGGGCGGTCTCCGGAGCCTCGCCGGGAAGCCCCTGCCCTTGGCCGAAGCGGAGGCACCCGGAACCGCGGAACCTGCGGAGCCCCGAGCCCGCCGGTGGGCGGCGGCCGCAATGGGCGCGGGGACGGCGGCGCTGCTGTTGCTGTGGGCCTCGGGGGGACGCAGGCGCCGCCTGGGCTTGGGCCTCGCGCCCCCCGCCGTCCTGGCCGCCGTCCCCGCGCCCCCACCCTCCTCCCCGCGGCGGCTCTACAACTTCATCGCGGACGTGGTGGAGAAGACTGCGCCCGCCGTGGTCTACATCGAGATCCTGGGCCG acATCCTTTCTCAGGTCGAGAGGTTCCCATCTCCAATGGTTCAGGCTTCATCGTGGCCTCTGATGGCCTCATCGTCACCAACGCCCATGTCGTGGCTGACCGGCGCCGGGTCCGTGTGCGACTGCCCAGTGGGGAGACCTACGAGGCCACTGTTACCGCTGTGGACCCCGTGGCAGATATTGCCACACTCAGGATCCCAACCaag GACCCCCTTCCCACGCTGCCCCTGGGCCGCTCGGCTGAAGTTCGCCAGGGTGAATTTGTTGTTGCCATGGGAAGTCCTTTCGCACTTCAGAACACCATCACCTCTGGCATCGTTAGTTCAGCCCAGCGACGGGCTCGGGACCTCGGCCTACCTCAGCCCAACGTTGAGTATATCCAGACGGACGCTGCTATTGAT TTTGGAAATTCTGGGGGTCCTCTGGTTAATTTG GATGGAGAAGTGATTGGGGTGAACACAATGAAGGTCACAGCTGGGATCTCTTTTGCCATTCCTTCTGATCGCCTTCGAGAGTTTCTGCAGcgaggggagaagaaaa GTTCCTGGTTTGGGAGCAACGAGTTGAAACGTCGATACATTGGGGTGATGATGTTGACTCTGACACCCAG CATCTTGGCCGAGCTGCAGCTTCGAGAGCCGAGTTTCCCTGATGTCCAGCATGGTGTCCTCATCCACAAAGTCATTCTGGGCTCCCCCGCACACCG GGCTGGTTTGCGGCCAGGGGACATAATTCTGTCCATTGGGAATCGACCGGTGAAGTCGGCAGAAGATGTCTATGAGGCTGTTCGTACACAACCCAAGCTGGCCATGCAGGTCCGAAGGGGGTTGGATACACTGACCCTGTTTGTGACTCCAGAGGTCACTGAGTGA
- the AUP1 gene encoding LOW QUALITY PROTEIN: lipid droplet-regulating VLDL assembly factor AUP1 (The sequence of the model RefSeq protein was modified relative to this genomic sequence to represent the inferred CDS: inserted 3 bases in 2 codons; deleted 1 base in 1 codon; substituted 1 base at 1 genomic stop codon) encodes MAPRRPGPLPKRRRSPRADRANEDXPXVQIAAHLGSCSSRAGVGGALRCMPGCVVLSRLPTFRDPQXAVRRATRGACWEFWAHQPGGLAPKGPALAFPGARAAGRGLTWRLGLGGPEAAVVAAAAAMEPSPAPGPERLFDSHRLPSDGFLLLALLLYAPVGLCLLVLRLFLGLHVFLVSCALPDSVLRRFVVRAMCAVLGFVVRQEAPRLRDPSVRVFISNHVTPFDHNMVNLLTSCSTPLINSPPGFVCWSRGFVELDGSGELVESLKRFCSSRGSPHAPLLLFPEEEATNGREGLLRFSSWPFSIQDIVQPLALQVQRPLVSVTVSDASWVSELLWSLFVPFTVYRVRWLRPAHRQPGEGSEAFALRVQQLVARELGQRGTRLTPADKAEHMKRQRHPRPLPQSARPSPPSTPGPSPDRQLAVLSQRVKEVLPHVPIGVIQRDLARTGCVDTTITNLLEGAVAFVPEDIAEGSHTLPPSGPFPTTSVSKSPSSDPVTPQPAALFAKSSWARQESLQERKQALYEYARRRYTERRAQETD; translated from the exons atggCTCCACGACGG CCCGGGCCCTTACCCAAAAGGCGGCGTAGCCCGAGGGCTGACCGGGCTAACGAGGACTGAC GAGTTCAGATCGCGGCGCACCTCGGGAGCTGTAGTTCTCGAGCCGGGGTGGGCGGGGCCCTGCGGTGCATGCCGGGATGCGTAGTCCTCAGTCGGCTTCCTACGTTCCGAGACCCACA TGCTGTGCGGCGCGCCACGCGCGGGGCGTGTTGGGAGTTCTGGGCCCACCAGCCCGGAGGGCTGGCGCCCAAAGGCCCGGCCCTAGCCTTCCCAGGAGCCCGCGCGGCCGGCCGGGGACTAACATGGCGACTGGGTCTGGGCGGCCCTGAGGCAgcggtggtggcggcggcggcggcgatgGAGCCTTCGCCGGCCCCGGGCCCGGAGCGGCTTTTTGATTCACACCG GCTCCCCAGTGACGGCTTCCTGCTGCTCGCCCTGCTCCTCTACGCGCCCGTCGGGCTCTGCCTCCTGGTGCTCCGCCTCTTCCTCGGGCTCCATGTGTTCCTCGTCAGCTGCGCGCTGCCAGACAGCGTCCTCCGCAG GTTCGTGGTCCGGGCCATGTGTGCGGTGCTGGGGTTCGTGGTCCGACAGGAGGCTCCCCGGCTCCGCGATCCCAGCGTCAGGGTCTTTATTTCCAATCACGTGACACCTTTTGACCACAACATGGTCAACCTCCTGACCAGCTGTAGCACC CCTCTCATCAACAGCCCCCCAGGCTTCGTGTGCTGGTCTCGGGGCTTTGTGGAGCTGGATGGCAGCGGGGAATTGGTGGAGTCGCTGAAAAGGTTCTGCTCTTCGAGGGGAAGCCCACATGCCCCCTTGTTGCTGTTCCCCGAAGAGGAGGCGACCAATGGCCGGGAGGGGCTCTTACGATTTAG TTCCTGGCCATTTTCTATCCAGGATATCGTTCAACCGCTTGCCCTTCAGGTCCAGAGGCCCTTGGTCTCTGTG aCAGTGTCCGATGCCTCCTGGGTCTCGGAGCTGCTCTGGTCACTTTTCGTCCCTTTCACAGTGTATCGAGTAAG ATGGCTTCGTCCTGCCCATCGACAGCCCGGGGAGGGGAGTGAGGCATTTGCTCTCCGTGTCCAGCAG TTGGTGGCCAGGGAGCTGGGCCAGAGAGGGACTCGACTCACACCTGCAGACAAAGCAGAACACATGAAGCGGCAGCGACACCCGAGACCCCTCCCCCAGTCAG CTCGGCCTTCTCCACCTTCTACGCCTGGCCCCTCCCCTGACCGGCAGCTGGCAGTTCTTTCTCAAAGAGTCAAAGAGGTTTTACCCCATGTCCCAATTGGCGTCATCCAGAGAGACCTGG ctCGCACTGGCTGTGTAGACACAACTATCACCAATCTCCTGGAGGGAGCTGTAGCCTTTGTGCCTGAGGATATTGCTGAGGGGTCCCACACTCTTCCACCTTCTGGGCCCTTTCCCACAACTTCTGTCTCCAAG TCCCCCAGCTCTGACCCCGTGACCCCTCAGCCTGCAGCTCTGTTTGCCAAGTCTTCCTGGGCCCGTCAGGAGAGCCTGCAGGAGAGGAAGCAGGCACTGTATGAATACGCCCGAAG gagatacacagagagacgGGCCCAGGAGACTGACTGA
- the DQX1 gene encoding ATP-dependent RNA helicase DQX1 isoform X2 has product MASDPPGLSEESGPSPDGSDLAVNPYDGLPFSSRYYSLLAQRRALPIWAARFSFLEQLESSPSGVVLVSGEPGSGKSTQIPQWCAEFALARGFQYGRVTVSQPQPLAALSLALRVADEMDLSLGHEVGYSIPLEDCTGPDTLLRFCWDKLLLQEAASARGAGAWGVLVLDEAQERSVASDVLQGLLRDAGLGNSLEGPRLVVITNPAFEPKLCAFWGNPPVVRVAQGPEEGPDPVYRDPAPTDLVGAACQAVLELHQSGTPGDVLVYLPSEEDILHCCECLRKEAEHLSPELTPFQVLPLHAGLGRAVQAVYEDVEGGPRKVVVTHWLADSSFSLPSIHHVIDSGLELRNVYNPQIRAESQVMRPISKSQAEARRLRTRGLPLGSCLRLYPKSFLELRAPSVSPPRVCEENLSRLVLLLKRRHIAEPGECHFLDRPAPEALMQALEDLDYLAALDDDGDLSDLGVILSELPLPPELAKALLAACEFDCVDEMLTIAAMLTTAPGFEGPPMCAEEAARRRALEHPDGDHSTLIQVYEAFIQSGEDETWCQARGLSYAALCQARAFRGELLELMQRIELPLSPPAFGSEQNRKNLQRALVSGWPETQMGLAITCS; this is encoded by the exons ATGGCCTCGGACCCCCCTGGCCTAAGCGAGGAGTCAGGCCCAAGCCCCGACGGGTCGGACCTGGCCGTGAATCCCTATGACGGACTGCCCTTCTCCTCTCGATACTACAGCCTATTGGCCCAGCGACGTGCCCTCCCTATCTGGGCCGCACGATTTAGCTTCCTCGAGCAGCTGGAGAGCAGCCCCAGCGGCGTAGTGCTGGTGTCCGGAGAACCTGGCTCCGGCAAGAGCACCCAG ATTCCTCAGTGGTGTGCCGAGTTTGCTCTGGCCAGGGGATTCCAGTATGGCCGGGTGACTGTCTCACAGCCACAGCCTTTGGCTGCCCTGAGCCTAGCTCTTCGAGTAGCTGATGAAATGGATCTGAGCTTGGGCCACGAAGTTGGCTACAGCATCCCCTTGGAGGACTGCACTGGACCAGACACCCTGCTCAG GTTCTGCTGGGACAAACTGCTGTTACAGGAAGCAGCCTCAGCCCGAGGTGCAGGAGCTTGGGGTGTTCTGGTACTGGATGAGGCCCAGGAGCGGTCTGTGGCCTCTGATGTGCTGCAGGGATTATTGCGGGATGCAGGGTTAGGGAACAGCCTCGAGGGCCCACGATTAGTTGTGATCACCAATCCAGCCTTCGAACCCAAGCTCTGTGCCTTTTGGGGCAACCCTCCTGTGGTGCGGGTGGCCCAGGGGCCTGAAGAGGGGCCTGATCCTGTGTATAGGGACCCTGCTCCCACTGATCTGGTGGGTGCTGCCTGCCAGGCTGTGCTAGAGTTACACCAGAGTGGGACTCCAGGGGATGTGCTAGTCTACCTGCCCAGTGAGGAG GACATTTTGCATTGCTGTGAGTGTCTTCGGAAGGAGGCAGAGCACTTGAGTCCTGAGCTGACCCCATTCCAGGTGCTGCCACTACATGCTGGGCTTGGCCGGGCAGTACAGGCTGTGTATGAGGATGTAGAGGGAGGCCCTCGGAAGGTCGTGGTCACTCATTGGCTGGCTGactcatctttctctctcccctcgaTCCACCACGTCATTGACTCAGGACTAGAGCTTCGAAAT GTTTACAATCCTCAGATCCGGGCCGAGTCCCAAGTGATGAGGCCGATCAGCAAGAGCCAAGCAGAAGCCAGGAGGCTGAGAACCAGAGGCCTCCCACTAG ggTCCTGTCTCCGTCTATATCCGAAGTCTTTTTTGGAGCTTAGAGctccctcagtttctccacccCGGGTATGTGAGGAGAATCTAAGCCGCCTAGTACTACTGCTAAAGAGGAGACACATTGCGGAGCCAGGAGAGTGTCACTTTCTGGACCGGCCCG CCCCAGAGGCTCTAATGCAGGCTTTGGAAGACCTGGACTATCTGGCCGCATTGGATGACGATGGTGACCTGTCAGACCTCGGGGTCATTCTGTCTGAACTCCCCCTGCCCCCGGAGCTCGCCAAAGCCCTGCTGGCTGCCTGTGAGTTTGACTGCGTGGATGAGATGCTGACGATAGCAGCCATGCTCACCA CTGCCCCTGGGTTTGAGGGCCCACCAATGTGTGCAGAGGAGGCTGCCCGCCGACGAGCCTTGGAGCATCCCGATGGTGACCACAGCACCCTAATTCAGGTGTATGAGGCCTTTATACAGA GTGGTGAAGATGAGACCTGGTGTCAAGCTCGGGGCCTGAGCTATGCAGCACTATGCCAAGCCCGGGCATTTCGGGGGGAGCTCCTGGAGCTGATGCAGCGAATTGAACTTCCCCTGTCTCCACCAGCATTTGGCTCTGAACAGAATCGAAAAAATCTGCAGAGAGCACTGGTGTCGGG GTGGCCCGAGACACAGATGGGACTGGCAATTACCTGCTCCTAA
- the DQX1 gene encoding ATP-dependent RNA helicase DQX1 isoform X1 → MASDPPGLSEESGPSPDGSDLAVNPYDGLPFSSRYYSLLAQRRALPIWAARFSFLEQLESSPSGVVLVSGEPGSGKSTQIPQWCAEFALARGFQYGRVTVSQPQPLAALSLALRVADEMDLSLGHEVGYSIPLEDCTGPDTLLRFCWDKLLLQEAASARGAGAWGVLVLDEAQERSVASDVLQGLLRDAGLGNSLEGPRLVVITNPAFEPKLCAFWGNPPVVRVAQGPEEGPDPVYRDPAPTDLVGAACQAVLELHQSGTPGDVLVYLPSEEDILHCCECLRKEAEHLSPELTPFQVLPLHAGLGRAVQAVYEDVEGGPRKVVVTHWLADSSFSLPSIHHVIDSGLELRNVYNPQIRAESQVMRPISKSQAEARRLRTRGLPLGSCLRLYPKSFLELRAPSVSPPRVCEENLSRLVLLLKRRHIAEPGECHFLDRPAPEALMQALEDLDYLAALDDDGDLSDLGVILSELPLPPELAKALLAACEFDCVDEMLTIAAMLTTAPGFEGPPMCAEEAARRRALEHPDGDHSTLIQVYEAFIQSGEDETWCQARGLSYAALCQARAFRGELLELMQRIELPLSPPAFGSEQNRKNLQRALVSGYFLKVARDTDGTGNYLLLTHKHVAQLSPSCCYQSRRPPAQPPPWVLYHNFSISQDNCLSTVSEIEPHMLVELAPPYFLSNLPPSESRDLLNQLREEMTGVSSENEPPTQDLNLDDKEACALQ, encoded by the exons ATGGCCTCGGACCCCCCTGGCCTAAGCGAGGAGTCAGGCCCAAGCCCCGACGGGTCGGACCTGGCCGTGAATCCCTATGACGGACTGCCCTTCTCCTCTCGATACTACAGCCTATTGGCCCAGCGACGTGCCCTCCCTATCTGGGCCGCACGATTTAGCTTCCTCGAGCAGCTGGAGAGCAGCCCCAGCGGCGTAGTGCTGGTGTCCGGAGAACCTGGCTCCGGCAAGAGCACCCAG ATTCCTCAGTGGTGTGCCGAGTTTGCTCTGGCCAGGGGATTCCAGTATGGCCGGGTGACTGTCTCACAGCCACAGCCTTTGGCTGCCCTGAGCCTAGCTCTTCGAGTAGCTGATGAAATGGATCTGAGCTTGGGCCACGAAGTTGGCTACAGCATCCCCTTGGAGGACTGCACTGGACCAGACACCCTGCTCAG GTTCTGCTGGGACAAACTGCTGTTACAGGAAGCAGCCTCAGCCCGAGGTGCAGGAGCTTGGGGTGTTCTGGTACTGGATGAGGCCCAGGAGCGGTCTGTGGCCTCTGATGTGCTGCAGGGATTATTGCGGGATGCAGGGTTAGGGAACAGCCTCGAGGGCCCACGATTAGTTGTGATCACCAATCCAGCCTTCGAACCCAAGCTCTGTGCCTTTTGGGGCAACCCTCCTGTGGTGCGGGTGGCCCAGGGGCCTGAAGAGGGGCCTGATCCTGTGTATAGGGACCCTGCTCCCACTGATCTGGTGGGTGCTGCCTGCCAGGCTGTGCTAGAGTTACACCAGAGTGGGACTCCAGGGGATGTGCTAGTCTACCTGCCCAGTGAGGAG GACATTTTGCATTGCTGTGAGTGTCTTCGGAAGGAGGCAGAGCACTTGAGTCCTGAGCTGACCCCATTCCAGGTGCTGCCACTACATGCTGGGCTTGGCCGGGCAGTACAGGCTGTGTATGAGGATGTAGAGGGAGGCCCTCGGAAGGTCGTGGTCACTCATTGGCTGGCTGactcatctttctctctcccctcgaTCCACCACGTCATTGACTCAGGACTAGAGCTTCGAAAT GTTTACAATCCTCAGATCCGGGCCGAGTCCCAAGTGATGAGGCCGATCAGCAAGAGCCAAGCAGAAGCCAGGAGGCTGAGAACCAGAGGCCTCCCACTAG ggTCCTGTCTCCGTCTATATCCGAAGTCTTTTTTGGAGCTTAGAGctccctcagtttctccacccCGGGTATGTGAGGAGAATCTAAGCCGCCTAGTACTACTGCTAAAGAGGAGACACATTGCGGAGCCAGGAGAGTGTCACTTTCTGGACCGGCCCG CCCCAGAGGCTCTAATGCAGGCTTTGGAAGACCTGGACTATCTGGCCGCATTGGATGACGATGGTGACCTGTCAGACCTCGGGGTCATTCTGTCTGAACTCCCCCTGCCCCCGGAGCTCGCCAAAGCCCTGCTGGCTGCCTGTGAGTTTGACTGCGTGGATGAGATGCTGACGATAGCAGCCATGCTCACCA CTGCCCCTGGGTTTGAGGGCCCACCAATGTGTGCAGAGGAGGCTGCCCGCCGACGAGCCTTGGAGCATCCCGATGGTGACCACAGCACCCTAATTCAGGTGTATGAGGCCTTTATACAGA GTGGTGAAGATGAGACCTGGTGTCAAGCTCGGGGCCTGAGCTATGCAGCACTATGCCAAGCCCGGGCATTTCGGGGGGAGCTCCTGGAGCTGATGCAGCGAATTGAACTTCCCCTGTCTCCACCAGCATTTGGCTCTGAACAGAATCGAAAAAATCTGCAGAGAGCACTGGTGTCGGGGTACTTCCTCAAG GTGGCCCGAGACACAGATGGGACTGGCAATTACCTGCTCCTAACCCACAAGCATGTGGCCCAGTTGTCCCCATCCTGCTGCTACCAAAGTCGCCGGCCCCCAGCCCAGCCTCCACCCTGGGTCCTCTACCATAACTTTTCCATCTCCCAAGACAACTGCCTCTCCACTGTGTCTGAGATTGAGCCCCACAT GCTGGTAGAGTTGGCTCCCCCCTACTTCCTGAGTAACTTGCCTCCCAGTGAGAGCCGAGACCTTCTGAATCAGCTGAGGGAAGAAATGACTGGAGTCTCCTCAGAGAATGAGCCTCCTACCCAGGACCTCAACCTAGATGACAAGGAAGCCTGTGCCCTGCAGTGA
- the DQX1 gene encoding ATP-dependent RNA helicase DQX1 isoform X3: MDLSLGHEVGYSIPLEDCTGPDTLLRFCWDKLLLQEAASARGAGAWGVLVLDEAQERSVASDVLQGLLRDAGLGNSLEGPRLVVITNPAFEPKLCAFWGNPPVVRVAQGPEEGPDPVYRDPAPTDLVGAACQAVLELHQSGTPGDVLVYLPSEEDILHCCECLRKEAEHLSPELTPFQVLPLHAGLGRAVQAVYEDVEGGPRKVVVTHWLADSSFSLPSIHHVIDSGLELRNVYNPQIRAESQVMRPISKSQAEARRLRTRGLPLGSCLRLYPKSFLELRAPSVSPPRVCEENLSRLVLLLKRRHIAEPGECHFLDRPAPEALMQALEDLDYLAALDDDGDLSDLGVILSELPLPPELAKALLAACEFDCVDEMLTIAAMLTTAPGFEGPPMCAEEAARRRALEHPDGDHSTLIQVYEAFIQSGEDETWCQARGLSYAALCQARAFRGELLELMQRIELPLSPPAFGSEQNRKNLQRALVSGYFLKVARDTDGTGNYLLLTHKHVAQLSPSCCYQSRRPPAQPPPWVLYHNFSISQDNCLSTVSEIEPHMLVELAPPYFLSNLPPSESRDLLNQLREEMTGVSSENEPPTQDLNLDDKEACALQ, encoded by the exons ATGGATCTGAGCTTGGGCCACGAAGTTGGCTACAGCATCCCCTTGGAGGACTGCACTGGACCAGACACCCTGCTCAG GTTCTGCTGGGACAAACTGCTGTTACAGGAAGCAGCCTCAGCCCGAGGTGCAGGAGCTTGGGGTGTTCTGGTACTGGATGAGGCCCAGGAGCGGTCTGTGGCCTCTGATGTGCTGCAGGGATTATTGCGGGATGCAGGGTTAGGGAACAGCCTCGAGGGCCCACGATTAGTTGTGATCACCAATCCAGCCTTCGAACCCAAGCTCTGTGCCTTTTGGGGCAACCCTCCTGTGGTGCGGGTGGCCCAGGGGCCTGAAGAGGGGCCTGATCCTGTGTATAGGGACCCTGCTCCCACTGATCTGGTGGGTGCTGCCTGCCAGGCTGTGCTAGAGTTACACCAGAGTGGGACTCCAGGGGATGTGCTAGTCTACCTGCCCAGTGAGGAG GACATTTTGCATTGCTGTGAGTGTCTTCGGAAGGAGGCAGAGCACTTGAGTCCTGAGCTGACCCCATTCCAGGTGCTGCCACTACATGCTGGGCTTGGCCGGGCAGTACAGGCTGTGTATGAGGATGTAGAGGGAGGCCCTCGGAAGGTCGTGGTCACTCATTGGCTGGCTGactcatctttctctctcccctcgaTCCACCACGTCATTGACTCAGGACTAGAGCTTCGAAAT GTTTACAATCCTCAGATCCGGGCCGAGTCCCAAGTGATGAGGCCGATCAGCAAGAGCCAAGCAGAAGCCAGGAGGCTGAGAACCAGAGGCCTCCCACTAG ggTCCTGTCTCCGTCTATATCCGAAGTCTTTTTTGGAGCTTAGAGctccctcagtttctccacccCGGGTATGTGAGGAGAATCTAAGCCGCCTAGTACTACTGCTAAAGAGGAGACACATTGCGGAGCCAGGAGAGTGTCACTTTCTGGACCGGCCCG CCCCAGAGGCTCTAATGCAGGCTTTGGAAGACCTGGACTATCTGGCCGCATTGGATGACGATGGTGACCTGTCAGACCTCGGGGTCATTCTGTCTGAACTCCCCCTGCCCCCGGAGCTCGCCAAAGCCCTGCTGGCTGCCTGTGAGTTTGACTGCGTGGATGAGATGCTGACGATAGCAGCCATGCTCACCA CTGCCCCTGGGTTTGAGGGCCCACCAATGTGTGCAGAGGAGGCTGCCCGCCGACGAGCCTTGGAGCATCCCGATGGTGACCACAGCACCCTAATTCAGGTGTATGAGGCCTTTATACAGA GTGGTGAAGATGAGACCTGGTGTCAAGCTCGGGGCCTGAGCTATGCAGCACTATGCCAAGCCCGGGCATTTCGGGGGGAGCTCCTGGAGCTGATGCAGCGAATTGAACTTCCCCTGTCTCCACCAGCATTTGGCTCTGAACAGAATCGAAAAAATCTGCAGAGAGCACTGGTGTCGGGGTACTTCCTCAAG GTGGCCCGAGACACAGATGGGACTGGCAATTACCTGCTCCTAACCCACAAGCATGTGGCCCAGTTGTCCCCATCCTGCTGCTACCAAAGTCGCCGGCCCCCAGCCCAGCCTCCACCCTGGGTCCTCTACCATAACTTTTCCATCTCCCAAGACAACTGCCTCTCCACTGTGTCTGAGATTGAGCCCCACAT GCTGGTAGAGTTGGCTCCCCCCTACTTCCTGAGTAACTTGCCTCCCAGTGAGAGCCGAGACCTTCTGAATCAGCTGAGGGAAGAAATGACTGGAGTCTCCTCAGAGAATGAGCCTCCTACCCAGGACCTCAACCTAGATGACAAGGAAGCCTGTGCCCTGCAGTGA